One Desulfobulbaceae bacterium genomic region harbors:
- the tolR gene encoding protein TolR produces the protein MGPLRKNSKHQVISDINVTPFVDVMLVLLIIFMVTAPMMTQGVDVDLPETTSKALKQDDKPIVITINKTGDIYFNRIKGNRKLLKQQLLDVASDGGTDRSVFLKADKNVQYGLVVAVMADIKEAGFKKLGMITQPQDQR, from the coding sequence ATGGGCCCTTTACGAAAAAACTCAAAACACCAGGTTATCTCTGACATCAACGTCACACCATTTGTGGATGTCATGCTGGTGTTGCTTATCATTTTTATGGTCACAGCCCCGATGATGACTCAGGGCGTAGATGTCGATCTCCCTGAGACAACCTCAAAGGCTCTTAAGCAAGATGACAAACCAATTGTTATTACCATCAACAAAACAGGCGACATTTACTTTAATCGAATCAAGGGCAACCGGAAGCTGCTCAAACAACAACTCCTGGATGTCGCAAGTGACGGTGGAACCGACCGCTCTGTTTTCCTGAAGGCCGACAAGAATGTACAGTATGGCCTGGTAGTAGCCGTTATGGCAGATATAAAAGAAGCAGGTTTTAAAAAGCTGGGGATGATCACCCAACCCCAAGATCAAAGATAG
- the ybgF gene encoding tol-pal system protein YbgF, translating into MTKKYFLRSVLLSTVLMLVQCVPAKDINSIDLRIRNLDSRIVKLDKTIDKFEGKGQDNPIDTLQRNQADMANMLDKLNSEVLQLKAEIEENSHFYAKLGRENSEFKSSIEMKVTDLSEQISVLADQMNQTSDKLVTIQKETESSALQVKAAQERALAAEKEAERAKAIASTPKDTGRREIVPDQTKLSPKEKEEIDQSAGASGQGPGKEIYDEALSLFRSSKFNEAYRTFTEYIEKFPTGKMAPNARFWLGDCYYSQQEYELAILEYQKVIADFPSHAKAPAALLKQGLAFEKLNDKETATIVYRKLLDDYPKSEQVKTVTKRIESLK; encoded by the coding sequence ATGACTAAAAAATATTTTCTTAGATCAGTACTTCTTTCAACCGTCTTGATGCTCGTGCAATGCGTTCCAGCAAAAGATATTAACAGCATTGACCTGCGCATTCGAAACCTAGACAGCAGAATCGTCAAGCTGGACAAAACCATTGATAAATTCGAAGGCAAAGGACAAGACAACCCTATCGACACGCTTCAGCGGAACCAGGCTGATATGGCCAACATGCTGGACAAACTTAACAGTGAGGTTTTACAGCTTAAGGCTGAAATTGAGGAAAACTCACATTTTTATGCTAAACTTGGCAGAGAAAATTCCGAGTTCAAGTCATCCATCGAAATGAAGGTTACTGACCTCTCTGAACAAATATCGGTACTCGCCGACCAGATGAACCAAACCTCTGACAAGTTGGTTACAATTCAGAAAGAAACTGAATCCTCCGCCTTACAAGTTAAAGCAGCCCAAGAACGGGCTCTAGCAGCCGAAAAAGAGGCGGAGCGTGCAAAAGCAATTGCATCTACCCCTAAAGATACCGGTCGTCGGGAGATCGTTCCAGACCAGACAAAACTTTCTCCAAAAGAGAAAGAGGAAATTGACCAATCTGCTGGGGCCTCAGGTCAAGGACCCGGCAAAGAGATTTACGATGAAGCGCTTTCTCTTTTTCGTTCCAGCAAGTTCAATGAGGCCTACAGAACATTCACAGAATATATTGAGAAATTTCCAACCGGGAAAATGGCTCCTAACGCGCGCTTCTGGCTGGGAGACTGCTATTACAGCCAACAGGAATATGAACTTGCCATTCTTGAATATCAAAAAGTTATTGCAGACTTCCCAAGCCACGCAAAAGCGCCAGCCGCCTTACTGAAGCAAGGGCTTGCCTTTGAGAAGCTTAACGATAAAGAGACCGCGACTATCGTATACCGCAAACTTCTTGATGACTACCCGAAGAGCGAACAGGTTAAAACAGTCACAAAACGAATCGAATCGCTCAAGTAA
- the hisD gene encoding histidinol dehydrogenase, which translates to MIIPVHAATDAGRITIEALRDRFQSSGNDCQQIVENIISDIRSNGDTALINYTNQFDSPKLTIANIRVSEAEFQSAARTVSTAFQATLDKAIERIWSFHEHEKEESWMVTREDGTIIGRLVNPVDSAGLYVPGGQGGKTPLVSSVLMNGIPAAIAGVKRRVMLTPADKDGNINPALLCAAQKIGITELYKAGSAWGIAALAYGTESIAPVDVVVGPGNQYVTEAKKQVSGKVRIDMIAGPSEILIIADDSANPAFIAADMLAQAEHDPMALAMVVTTSQNLAAEITSQLELLLPRLSREDIARKSLTDRGVIIIADNTDKAIEIANLLAAEHLELMLNDPYKWMTRIRHAGAIFLGNNSPEATGDYLAGPNHVLPTMGTARYSSALGVETFLKKSSLISYSREALLSDADDIQALANLEGLSAHALSVKIRVDNA; encoded by the coding sequence ATGATCATACCTGTTCACGCCGCCACCGATGCTGGTAGAATTACCATCGAGGCCCTGAGGGATCGTTTCCAGTCAAGTGGCAACGACTGTCAGCAGATAGTCGAAAATATCATCAGCGATATCCGTTCAAATGGTGACACGGCCCTCATAAACTACACCAACCAGTTTGACTCACCCAAACTGACCATTGCCAATATACGAGTTTCTGAGGCTGAATTTCAGAGCGCTGCCAGAACTGTCAGCACGGCCTTCCAAGCCACCCTGGACAAGGCAATTGAGCGCATCTGGTCGTTTCATGAGCACGAAAAAGAAGAGTCATGGATGGTAACCCGTGAAGACGGCACCATAATCGGTCGACTTGTCAACCCGGTTGATTCGGCAGGGCTCTATGTTCCGGGTGGTCAGGGAGGAAAAACGCCGCTGGTTTCTTCGGTTTTAATGAATGGCATTCCAGCCGCTATTGCTGGCGTTAAACGAAGGGTTATGCTTACCCCTGCCGACAAAGATGGCAACATAAACCCTGCCCTCCTCTGCGCTGCCCAAAAAATCGGCATCACCGAGCTCTACAAAGCCGGCAGCGCCTGGGGAATTGCCGCCCTTGCCTATGGCACCGAGTCCATTGCCCCGGTTGATGTAGTCGTCGGCCCCGGCAACCAGTACGTCACCGAGGCCAAAAAACAAGTCTCCGGCAAGGTGCGAATTGACATGATTGCCGGCCCCAGTGAAATCCTGATCATTGCCGACGACTCTGCCAACCCTGCCTTTATTGCCGCTGACATGCTGGCCCAGGCTGAGCACGACCCGATGGCCTTGGCAATGGTTGTGACAACCTCCCAGAATCTGGCCGCTGAAATTACCAGCCAACTGGAGCTGTTATTACCACGTCTTTCTCGTGAGGATATAGCCAGAAAGTCGTTGACTGATCGAGGCGTCATCATTATCGCAGACAACACCGACAAGGCCATTGAAATTGCCAATCTTCTGGCGGCAGAGCATCTTGAGTTAATGCTGAATGATCCCTACAAATGGATGACCAGAATCAGACATGCCGGAGCCATATTCTTAGGGAACAACTCGCCGGAAGCCACCGGCGACTATCTTGCCGGCCCTAACCACGTCTTGCCGACAATGGGGACAGCCCGCTATTCATCGGCCCTTGGTGTCGAGACCTTTCTTAAAAAAAGCAGTCTGATCTCATACTCCAGAGAGGCCTTACTCAGTGACGCTGATGATATTCAGGCCCTGGCCAACCTAGAGGGTCTTTCGGCCCACGCCCTTTCGGTTAAAATCCGTGTTGACAATGCTTAG
- a CDS encoding general secretion pathway protein GspB, with the protein MSYILEAIKKADQKRKLGSVPDVSSEHGAFFAEGKRSLWPYWAALALFVNAGLIGWWLLPSVKEGAPVAVVADSGVVGDVGDSVRHDEASAVVPQDEVQTNMGDQPAEEAAVAGHTATENRRVDETAESQPEGEVDSEQALDPEAVSEEVEETELDAILASAPVQLAVEQAPPADSGSSKAEAVVAKQNASQPEVAADRDSAETIERDALAQASGDAEQQEEDGLDGVTETLDSNEQDLRVVGGMLTPEEEEAVAEDDLVEEYKLEKEKESDEKALARIPYYYQLPDAVQSKLPEIHISFHVYTRIPSERIVSVNGKVLREGQNLEREIKLEQITPLGIVLLADNRRFKVEID; encoded by the coding sequence ATGTCATATATTCTTGAGGCCATAAAAAAAGCAGATCAGAAGCGGAAGCTTGGAAGTGTTCCTGATGTTAGTTCTGAGCATGGGGCATTTTTTGCTGAAGGGAAACGATCCCTGTGGCCTTACTGGGCGGCCCTTGCTTTATTCGTCAATGCGGGTCTGATTGGCTGGTGGCTGCTCCCCTCTGTTAAGGAGGGTGCTCCGGTTGCTGTTGTGGCAGACAGTGGTGTGGTTGGTGATGTTGGTGATTCGGTGCGGCACGATGAAGCCTCCGCAGTAGTTCCTCAGGATGAAGTGCAGACGAACATGGGAGATCAGCCAGCAGAGGAAGCAGCTGTTGCAGGGCACACCGCCACTGAAAATAGGCGAGTTGACGAAACGGCTGAGTCTCAACCTGAGGGAGAGGTCGACAGCGAGCAAGCGCTTGACCCTGAGGCTGTATCTGAAGAGGTGGAAGAAACAGAGCTGGATGCTATTCTTGCTTCTGCGCCGGTGCAGTTGGCCGTCGAGCAAGCTCCACCTGCAGATAGTGGTTCTTCTAAAGCTGAGGCCGTGGTGGCGAAGCAAAACGCTAGCCAGCCGGAAGTAGCTGCAGATAGGGATTCAGCTGAAACTATTGAAAGAGATGCTCTGGCTCAAGCGTCAGGGGATGCTGAACAACAGGAGGAGGACGGTCTTGACGGGGTAACTGAAACCCTTGACTCGAATGAGCAGGACCTGCGAGTTGTTGGCGGCATGCTGACTCCTGAGGAGGAAGAGGCTGTGGCTGAGGATGATCTGGTTGAGGAGTATAAGCTTGAAAAGGAAAAAGAGTCAGACGAAAAGGCACTTGCCCGAATCCCTTACTATTACCAGTTGCCCGACGCCGTTCAAAGTAAGCTTCCGGAAATTCATATATCGTTTCATGTTTACACTCGTATACCATCGGAACGTATTGTCAGCGTGAACGGAAAAGTTCTACGGGAAGGGCAGAATCTCGAAAGGGAGATCAAGCTTGAACAGATTACACCGCTTGGAATAGTCCTGCTGGCTGATAACAGGCGCTTTAAGGTTGAAATCGATTAG
- a CDS encoding class I SAM-dependent methyltransferase yields MILEERIDKNDQVFAKKHGQFSLITCRALTKIQDFLEMTPQIATPHARILFMKGPKAADEIKTWQTAPGPFELESISSLALPFSGADRSLVIFSKTDETPVSH; encoded by the coding sequence TTGATTTTAGAAGAACGAATTGACAAAAATGATCAGGTGTTCGCTAAAAAACACGGTCAGTTTTCCCTCATAACCTGTAGGGCTCTAACCAAAATTCAGGACTTTCTTGAGATGACTCCCCAGATCGCAACTCCCCACGCCAGAATTCTTTTCATGAAGGGCCCCAAGGCCGCAGATGAAATCAAAACCTGGCAGACTGCCCCCGGCCCCTTTGAGCTGGAGTCGATATCATCTCTAGCCCTGCCCTTTTCCGGGGCTGACAGATCGCTGGTCATCTTTTCAAAAACAGACGAGACCCCGGTCTCACACTAG
- the tolB gene encoding Tol-Pal system beta propeller repeat protein TolB yields MNSMNALSKALLCIWATLLFCASPAAARIYLDITSADLRKLPIAVPYFIDTNDPAAITEKGKDFATLLGKALTFHGFVSIIPANTYNNDRSTNWPSVGADFAVLANYDTNANGVTMELRFIDAHNNKMLAGKRYKAPWSKINTFVLKFADEVVLKLSGENGISNSQIAFVADQSGQKEIYVADILGENIRQVTRHKNLTVSPRFSADGERLAYTTYHRGNPNLYITDLSQSKKTKAISWHNGLNIAGGWSPNGKQLVTTLSKDGNPDLYLMATNGTVLNRLTHNEGLNVSGSWSPDGSKIVFVSDRSGNPQLYIMNLTNKKVNRLTFYGDENTTPSWSPQGDLIAYTGRDNGNHHLFVIPPEGGSPTKITEFWGNYESPSWSPDGRQLVFSRTRNDKQQLCRIFLYGKEITPMFTLNGNQTYPQWSPRIDYN; encoded by the coding sequence ATGAACTCTATGAATGCACTCTCCAAAGCACTCCTTTGTATATGGGCAACGCTGCTCTTCTGCGCTTCGCCGGCGGCTGCACGTATCTACCTTGACATCACCTCAGCTGACCTTAGAAAACTGCCCATCGCAGTACCTTATTTTATCGACACAAACGACCCGGCAGCCATCACTGAGAAGGGCAAGGATTTTGCGACACTTCTCGGCAAGGCTTTAACCTTTCACGGCTTTGTTTCCATTATCCCAGCAAACACATACAATAACGACAGAAGTACGAACTGGCCCAGCGTCGGAGCTGACTTTGCAGTGTTAGCAAATTACGACACCAACGCCAACGGTGTTACTATGGAGTTACGTTTTATTGACGCCCACAACAATAAGATGCTGGCTGGAAAGCGTTATAAAGCTCCATGGTCGAAGATCAACACTTTCGTCTTGAAATTTGCCGATGAAGTCGTGCTAAAGTTGAGTGGTGAAAATGGTATCAGTAACAGTCAGATTGCCTTTGTAGCCGATCAGTCAGGTCAGAAAGAGATTTATGTGGCCGACATTCTTGGCGAGAATATCAGGCAGGTCACACGACATAAAAATCTTACAGTGTCACCACGTTTCTCTGCCGATGGCGAAAGACTCGCTTATACAACCTATCATCGCGGCAACCCGAACCTCTACATCACAGATCTATCACAAAGTAAAAAAACTAAGGCCATATCCTGGCACAATGGCTTAAATATTGCCGGAGGATGGTCACCAAATGGCAAACAACTTGTTACAACTTTGAGTAAGGACGGAAACCCGGACCTTTATCTCATGGCCACTAACGGTACGGTACTTAATAGACTCACTCACAACGAGGGTCTAAATGTCTCTGGATCCTGGTCGCCAGATGGCAGCAAAATTGTTTTTGTATCTGACAGAAGTGGAAACCCACAATTATACATCATGAATCTCACAAATAAAAAGGTCAACCGTCTTACCTTTTATGGCGATGAGAACACAACACCTAGTTGGTCGCCTCAAGGCGATTTAATTGCATATACCGGTCGGGACAACGGCAACCACCACCTTTTCGTGATCCCGCCGGAAGGTGGCAGCCCCACCAAGATAACAGAGTTCTGGGGAAACTATGAATCTCCGTCCTGGTCCCCGGATGGCCGCCAGCTTGTTTTCTCTCGAACCAGGAATGACAAGCAGCAACTTTGCCGTATTTTTCTCTATGGAAAAGAGATTACCCCGATGTTTACACTTAATGGCAACCAGACTTACCCACAGTGGTCACCCCGCATAGACTACAATTAG
- a CDS encoding TonB C-terminal domain-containing protein, with translation MSFSGHTAALYLNRIGPIRWMPLLLTVGVHFLTFILLLFPPTFFIPDRDIPEIQTINLFTVEEFEQKTQTPPPPVAKPPREEPPVPQENLQSIATETPPPSQSSPAEVISLHPRRVKKKIVQEVVEPKPPLKQDIKRQNAIERIQSQVNQKKEEQQLKHNLARLRDSLHSSVKDSPQESQAEDSNQQQPTAPASQGENARINAAERSYFIAVQRRILDNWALPKTQDWDSNLEALVIIYISKTGVISKTVFEKKSKNVYFNQYVEKTIRAAAPMPPIPSALKKNTLEIGLRFKPSGLF, from the coding sequence ATGAGTTTTTCCGGTCACACTGCAGCCCTTTATCTGAACAGAATTGGCCCCATACGGTGGATGCCCCTTCTGCTTACCGTCGGAGTCCATTTTCTGACCTTCATCCTGCTACTGTTTCCACCGACCTTTTTTATACCCGACAGAGATATTCCTGAAATTCAGACTATCAACCTGTTTACAGTCGAAGAGTTTGAACAGAAAACCCAGACACCGCCTCCGCCGGTTGCGAAGCCACCCAGGGAGGAACCACCTGTACCTCAAGAAAATCTACAATCCATTGCCACAGAAACCCCACCTCCCAGCCAATCAAGCCCTGCAGAGGTCATATCGCTTCACCCTCGGCGCGTGAAAAAGAAAATAGTCCAGGAAGTTGTTGAGCCAAAACCACCATTAAAACAGGACATTAAGCGCCAAAATGCCATTGAAAGGATACAGTCTCAAGTAAACCAAAAAAAAGAAGAGCAACAACTCAAACATAATCTTGCTCGACTGAGAGACTCATTGCATAGCAGTGTAAAAGATTCACCCCAAGAGTCACAGGCGGAAGATAGCAACCAACAACAGCCAACAGCGCCCGCATCACAAGGCGAAAACGCCCGAATTAATGCAGCGGAACGGAGCTATTTCATTGCTGTACAGCGCCGAATCCTCGACAACTGGGCGTTACCAAAAACTCAGGACTGGGACAGTAATCTTGAAGCTCTTGTAATAATTTATATAAGTAAAACTGGTGTCATATCAAAAACAGTCTTTGAAAAAAAATCAAAAAATGTCTACTTTAACCAATACGTTGAAAAAACAATTCGGGCTGCTGCCCCTATGCCGCCAATACCCTCGGCACTTAAAAAAAATACCCTTGAGATTGGCTTACGCTTCAAACCAAGTGGACTCTTTTAA
- a CDS encoding PilT/PilU family type 4a pilus ATPase, whose protein sequence is MKHSEIDYWIATMLESYGNVSDLNITVGKALQIESSGVLSPVTVTPPVKKLTPFQAEVFAMNIIGGNKRLLQDLAENGSCDLSYSLGDKARFRVNIFSQKGNLSTVLRILPTEIPTIASLNLPPVFNKMPKELNGFILVTGSTGSGKSTTLAALLRAINEDRSVHIVTLEDPIEFEHPHIKAPFNQRELGNDFDSFSNGLRAALRQAPKVILVGEMRDRETMEIGLTAAETGHLVMSTLHTVDAGQAVNRCLGMFEQEEQTQIRYRLVDTLRWVVGQRLLPKIGGGRVAALEVMGMNLRVVDAILNGESEGKSFYDIIEDGHALGMQTFDQHILELYKGGLITEEIAMGYCSRKSAMNRGLDHIKAEKGETTTSIQGLAMDQGEEDPFANFR, encoded by the coding sequence ATGAAACATTCTGAAATTGATTACTGGATTGCTACGATGCTGGAAAGCTATGGTAATGTTTCTGATTTAAATATTACGGTTGGTAAGGCTCTGCAGATTGAATCCTCAGGAGTTTTAAGCCCGGTCACGGTTACTCCCCCGGTGAAAAAATTAACGCCATTTCAGGCAGAAGTGTTTGCAATGAATATCATCGGCGGCAATAAAAGGCTTCTGCAGGATCTTGCCGAAAATGGCTCCTGCGACCTTTCCTATTCTTTAGGTGATAAGGCCCGGTTCAGGGTGAATATCTTTTCCCAGAAAGGCAATCTCTCCACTGTACTCAGAATTCTGCCGACAGAGATTCCAACCATTGCCAGTCTCAATCTGCCGCCGGTTTTTAATAAAATGCCCAAGGAGCTCAACGGTTTTATCTTGGTGACTGGTTCGACCGGTTCAGGTAAATCGACCACCCTTGCGGCCCTGCTTCGGGCGATTAATGAGGATCGCAGTGTGCATATCGTAACCTTGGAAGATCCTATTGAGTTTGAGCACCCGCACATTAAGGCCCCCTTTAACCAGCGGGAACTCGGTAACGATTTTGATTCGTTTTCCAATGGCCTGCGGGCGGCACTTCGGCAGGCGCCCAAGGTTATACTGGTTGGTGAGATGCGTGATAGAGAGACCATGGAGATAGGCTTAACGGCCGCAGAAACAGGGCATCTGGTGATGAGTACCCTTCATACCGTCGATGCCGGTCAGGCGGTTAACCGGTGTCTGGGCATGTTTGAGCAGGAAGAGCAGACTCAGATCCGCTATCGCCTGGTTGACACCCTGCGCTGGGTGGTTGGCCAGAGACTGTTGCCCAAAATTGGCGGTGGCCGAGTTGCGGCGCTTGAGGTAATGGGTATGAACCTTCGGGTTGTGGATGCTATCCTCAACGGAGAGTCTGAGGGTAAATCGTTTTACGATATCATTGAAGATGGTCATGCCCTGGGTATGCAGACTTTTGATCAGCATATACTGGAACTGTATAAGGGTGGACTAATTACCGAAGAGATTGCTATGGGGTATTGTTCCAGGAAGAGTGCTATGAATCGAGGCCTTGACCATATTAAAGCCGAAAAGGGTGAAACCACCACCTCTATTCAGGGACTTGCAATGGATCAGGGAGAGGAAGATCCATTTGCAAATTTCAGGTAG
- a CDS encoding class I SAM-dependent methyltransferase, which translates to MISKEQTLSHLRKGLAQLDIELPSPAICEQLYQYFAELLKWSPKVNLVAKGPELELLETHFIDSLTLVPILKKYLHDDNSHNLLDIGSGAGFPGLVLKITFPDLPVTLVEPRQKRTVFL; encoded by the coding sequence ATGATTTCTAAAGAGCAAACCCTGAGCCACTTAAGAAAGGGGCTTGCGCAACTTGATATTGAGCTGCCGTCACCAGCTATCTGTGAACAACTGTACCAGTATTTTGCAGAACTTCTTAAATGGAGCCCCAAAGTTAATCTGGTGGCAAAGGGCCCGGAACTTGAGTTACTGGAAACGCATTTTATTGACAGCCTTACTCTGGTTCCAATTCTAAAAAAATATCTCCACGATGACAACTCCCACAACTTGCTAGATATCGGCAGCGGCGCCGGTTTCCCCGGTCTTGTCCTTAAAATTACGTTCCCCGATCTGCCAGTCACTCTTGTTGAACCACGCCAGAAACGAACCGTATTTTTATGA
- a CDS encoding AAA family ATPase: protein MYKEFFGIQQKPFSIAPDPHFLFMSEGHREALAHLRYGLEEEGGFVLLTGEVGTGKTTVCRCLLELASDTTAIAYILQPKLSSLELLATICEEFGIAYPEKSSIKELIDLLNKFLLSIHADGKNAALIIDEAQNLSVDTLEQIRLLTNLETNQKKLLQIILLGQPELGVKLQKPELRQLAQRVSARCHLGPLSEKDSAEYVLHRLAVAKMPQDSFSAASLKALYRYTAGIPRLINTVCDRSLLAAYSKGVRRVDKSLLTVAAQEVLGGKVAALPMIPRWLIAVVTVAVCAVLLLLIRTISPQEPDGPLANALPEVGAPEVKLEKVIEYASVKEPEMKPLAKAVWPTGKALLKSEEAAFAALLRLWGFEPPMAGQWPCQFAEEKGLRCIAKQSDLENLLTLNRPAVLHMKNEQGKAFFAALTGVQGDVATLEINGQAMQADFSELSKHWAGGSVILWQPPPGYRGSVRGGQTGQVVAWLSGQLAKIEGTGYIDTASSKVYGSEHIRAIKNLQRRNNLVPDGIAGKETLIVVNSLSGAEVPFLKK, encoded by the coding sequence GTGTATAAAGAGTTTTTCGGTATTCAGCAAAAGCCATTTTCCATTGCACCTGACCCCCATTTTTTGTTTATGAGTGAGGGGCATCGGGAGGCGCTGGCGCATCTGCGATATGGTCTCGAAGAAGAAGGGGGGTTCGTTCTCCTGACGGGTGAAGTCGGTACCGGCAAAACGACTGTCTGTCGATGTCTGCTCGAATTAGCCTCAGATACAACCGCAATTGCCTATATTCTGCAGCCTAAATTGTCCAGCCTCGAACTTCTTGCCACAATCTGCGAGGAGTTTGGAATTGCGTACCCGGAAAAATCAAGCATCAAGGAACTCATTGATCTGTTAAATAAGTTTTTGCTTTCTATCCACGCTGATGGAAAGAATGCGGCCTTGATCATTGATGAGGCGCAGAACTTAAGTGTTGATACACTTGAGCAGATTCGGCTTCTTACCAATTTGGAAACCAATCAGAAAAAGTTGTTGCAGATTATTCTGTTAGGGCAGCCGGAGTTGGGGGTCAAACTGCAAAAACCAGAGCTGAGGCAGCTTGCCCAGCGGGTATCTGCCCGTTGTCATCTTGGCCCTTTAAGTGAAAAGGACAGTGCTGAGTATGTTTTGCACCGCCTTGCGGTAGCGAAAATGCCTCAGGACAGTTTTTCAGCGGCAAGTCTGAAGGCGCTCTATCGATACACGGCAGGAATTCCACGACTGATTAATACGGTTTGTGACCGTTCCCTGTTGGCGGCCTACAGCAAAGGGGTCAGGCGGGTTGACAAGTCATTGTTGACTGTTGCTGCTCAGGAAGTTTTGGGCGGGAAAGTAGCGGCTCTGCCCATGATCCCTCGCTGGCTAATTGCCGTTGTAACCGTTGCGGTTTGTGCAGTTCTTCTGTTACTTATCCGCACTATTTCACCCCAGGAGCCCGACGGCCCCTTGGCCAATGCGCTGCCCGAGGTTGGGGCCCCTGAGGTCAAGCTTGAGAAAGTTATTGAATATGCTTCAGTGAAAGAGCCTGAAATGAAGCCCCTGGCGAAAGCCGTCTGGCCGACAGGAAAAGCGCTTCTTAAATCTGAGGAGGCGGCTTTTGCGGCCCTTCTGAGGCTGTGGGGTTTTGAACCTCCCATGGCTGGCCAGTGGCCCTGTCAGTTCGCTGAAGAAAAAGGGCTTCGCTGTATTGCCAAGCAGAGCGACCTGGAAAATCTGCTTACCTTGAACAGACCTGCGGTACTGCACATGAAAAATGAACAGGGGAAGGCGTTTTTTGCAGCACTTACTGGTGTGCAGGGAGATGTCGCCACTCTCGAGATAAACGGGCAGGCCATGCAAGCTGATTTTTCGGAGCTTTCAAAACACTGGGCTGGTGGTTCTGTTATCCTGTGGCAACCGCCGCCTGGTTATAGGGGTTCTGTTCGCGGAGGTCAGACTGGTCAGGTTGTTGCCTGGCTTTCAGGGCAGCTCGCAAAAATTGAAGGGACAGGGTACATTGATACAGCTTCCAGCAAAGTTTATGGGTCGGAACATATCCGTGCAATCAAAAATCTCCAGCGTCGGAATAATCTTGTTCCTGATGGTATTGCCGGAAAAGAGACGTTGATTGTGGTCAATTCATTATCCGGGGCCGAGGTCCCATTCCTAAAAAAATGA
- a CDS encoding murein transglycosylase A, with translation MKNYKHLSVYSALLCLLIVGGCAKIVTKPYERCRVRVLTPSAITRLPLFVDGDYSSLATALGRSIDALRLRPQAEMISACGKEYTVAEQLTTLIDFQQLLWLTDDGSLNQSVWDSFTVCEVLNSQGEPELLATGYFQPYFKASRTFNPPYIYPLYKRPADLVQYNEGIDGKTVSAVGRLSDGGYVPYWSRREIETEKLLAGQELLFLADPVDAFVLHVQGSGLAELEDGTVLQVLFDGSNGRAYRSIGRLLVDEGRLSLAEVTLPKIRRYLQEHLDDRQRILHYNERYIFFRTAELENQSGPIGSMGSVLTPERSIALDNSCYPIGGLFFMESTKPLLASNQEVLGWDSFSRFVVHQDTGAAITGSGRLDFFWGSGEYAQAAAGVMKQPARLYMIVGK, from the coding sequence CTATTCTGCTCTGCTTTGCCTGCTGATTGTTGGCGGCTGTGCTAAAATTGTCACCAAACCGTACGAGAGATGCCGGGTGAGGGTTTTAACTCCTTCGGCCATTACAAGGCTGCCGCTCTTTGTTGACGGCGATTACTCGTCATTAGCCACGGCCCTCGGGAGAAGCATTGATGCGTTACGTCTGCGCCCACAGGCCGAAATGATTTCTGCCTGTGGAAAGGAGTATACAGTTGCCGAACAGCTTACAACCCTTATCGACTTTCAGCAGCTGTTGTGGCTTACTGATGATGGTAGTCTCAATCAGAGTGTTTGGGATTCATTTACCGTTTGTGAGGTGTTAAACAGCCAGGGAGAGCCGGAACTGCTGGCGACTGGCTATTTTCAGCCGTATTTTAAGGCGAGTCGAACCTTCAATCCTCCCTATATTTACCCACTCTATAAACGGCCAGCTGACTTGGTGCAGTATAATGAAGGGATCGATGGAAAAACAGTAAGCGCTGTCGGCAGATTAAGCGATGGCGGCTATGTACCTTACTGGAGCCGCAGGGAAATTGAGACCGAGAAACTGCTGGCAGGTCAGGAACTTCTTTTTCTGGCAGATCCGGTCGACGCCTTTGTACTTCATGTCCAGGGCTCAGGACTGGCTGAACTTGAAGATGGAACTGTGCTCCAGGTCTTGTTTGATGGCTCAAATGGCCGGGCTTACAGAAGCATTGGCAGGCTTTTAGTCGATGAAGGGCGGTTGAGTTTGGCAGAGGTAACTCTACCGAAAATCAGGAGATATTTGCAGGAACATCTTGACGATAGGCAACGTATTCTTCATTATAATGAGAGGTATATTTTTTTTCGAACGGCTGAGTTGGAAAATCAGTCTGGTCCCATTGGCAGCATGGGTTCTGTGTTAACGCCAGAGAGATCAATTGCGCTGGATAATTCGTGCTATCCAATTGGCGGGTTGTTTTTTATGGAAAGTACGAAACCTCTGCTTGCCTCTAATCAAGAGGTGTTGGGTTGGGATTCATTCTCCCGCTTTGTTGTTCACCAGGACACCGGCGCCGCCATAACGGGATCGGGGCGGCTGGATTTTTTCTGGGGCAGCGGCGAGTATGCCCAGGCAGCAGCGGGCGTGATGAAACAGCCGGCACGGCTTTATATGATTGTTGGGAAATAG